GGAGAGTCGGACGCCCCATCCTCTACTCGATCTGGGACTCTTCCGCATCCGCATGTTCGCCGCCGGCAACCTCGCGCGGCTCATGAGCTTCGTGACCGTCAGCATGAACCAGTTGCTGATGCCGTTCTTTCTCCAGCTCGGCCTGGGACTCGATACGCTCCGCGCGGGTCTTTTGCTGGCGACCGCGTCCGTCGGTCTGGGTATACTGTCGCCGTTTACCGGCTGGCTCTCGGACCGGATCGGCGCGCGGCTGCTTTCCTCGGCCGGGCTGGCGCTCATGGGACTCTCTTTTTTGAGCCTGGGTTTTCTCGATCTCGGCGCCTCTTCGGCCGATATCGTTCTCAGGCTTTCTCTGCTGGGAATCGGCCTCGGCCTTTTTCAGACGCCGATCAACAACTCGCTCATGAGCTCGATCCCGCGCGATCGTTTAGGCGTCGGATCTTCGTTTCTTTCGATCGTGCGCAGCCTGGGAATTTCTATCGGTGTAGCCACGGCGAGCGCGATCGTGAGCGCGCGCCTTGTCGCCGTGACGGGGCAGACGTCGCTCGACGCGCTTAGAAGCGCGGGTCCGGTGAGGAACGGCGCTGTTTTGCTTTCCGCTTTCATGCAAGGCTATCGCACCACCTGCCTCACCGCCGCTTTTCTCTGCCTTCTCGGCGCGCTGGCGGCGGGAATGAGCGAAAGCAAAACAAAATGAGCGGCGAGCGGTGAGCAGCGAGAGTCGAAAAGAAGAGAAGTTACAGAGCATCGACCGCTTCGCCCAAGCGAAGGAAAATCAGTTTGAAGCCGGGGATGTCTTTTTTCAGAACCCGGCGCGCGGCCTCCGAGTAGATCTCCACCTGGTGATGGTAGCGGGACGCAGCTTGGGCCAGCTCGCTTCTTTCCACTCGGTCGGTCTTGTAGTCGGCGAGAAACAGCCGGCCGCCCTTTTCATAGAGGAGATCGATCACGCCCTCCATGATGCCGCCGTCCCATGGAATCAACAGAGGAATCTCGCGCCCGAGAATCTCGGCGCCGCTCAAATCACGATAAGCCGCGGAAGAAAAGAACGTCGCCAGGATTTGTTGCAGCTCGGCTGAGAGTTGTTCTCGATCCCGTCGCCGCTTGGACTCGATCCACCGGTCGAGGAACGGATCGAGCCCGGCGCGAAACTCCGCCGGATCGCCGCCGAAGTCCCAGTTTTCCAGAAAGCGGTGCGCCAGCTCTCCGATGACGAGAGACAGTTCCGACGTGACCAGAAGTTTTTTACTTTCCGGCAGCGCCTCGGTCAGCTCCGCTTCGCGTAATTTCAACAGCGTCGGCGTGAGAAAGAGCGGCGCCCGCGCGGCTTCGTATTCGCGCGCGCGGCGCTGCCACAGCCGCGTATAGGACTCCCAGTCGATCTTGAGCGCGTCTTCTTTCGCGCTGGCGCGCGCTCTTCCGGGAGGGCTCAGGCCTTCGGGGACGACCTCGACCTCGATCGTCCCCGCGCCGGCGGCGACGACCTGAGACGCTTGCCGGGCGGCGATCTCGGCAATCTCACGTTGGAGACCTTGTTCGAGCATCGACAAATAGCTGCCGCTCTGCTTTCTCTCGCCCGGCGCGCACGAGATCATCAAATGCTCGCGCGCCCTGGTCATGGCGACGTAAAGCACTCGCTTGTGCTCTTCCTGCTCGCGCAGCCGGGCTCTTTCGGCGATGTAAAGTCCGGCGAGGCTCCAGTAAGATTCCGTGCACAGGCCGGCGCGCCCGGTCGTCCAATCCTGTAAAACGGCCGGCTGTCTCGCTCCGGCCTGCTGCGGCACCGTGTGGCATCCCGCCAGGACGACCACGGGAAATTCGAGCCCTTTGGACTTGTGGATGCTCAGGATTCTGATCGCGTCCAGATTCTCTTCCGCCAGCGCGCTTTCCGCTTCTTCCTTTATCTCCAGGACTCTCGCGCCGAGCCGCGTGACGACTTCCTTGAACGTGCTCAAACCTTCGCGGCCCATCAGCTCGGCCTGGTAGCGGAGCTTTTCCAGGTTGGCCACCGCTTGCTCGCCGTGAAACGAGCCGGCGGCCAAAAGCCGTACCGGCAAACTTTCGAAGACGCGGCCGATCGCCTCGCCTACGGGCAAAGTCCGAATCGTGCGGTTCAGCCGGCAAAGAACTTCGTAAAGTTCCTTGACCTTCGAGAACGAGTCGGGTTTTTTCCCCTTGCGCTCGGCGACCCGATAGTCCAGCAGCAGCCGGCGATGAAGCTCGTAGATCTCGGCGTCGGCGAGGCCGCCCAGCGGCGAGCGCAGCACGCCCACCAGCGCGAGACGGTCGTGCGGGTTGTCCACGGCGCGGAGCAAGTTGACCGCGTCGATGATTTCCTGGACGGCATAGAAATGTCTTTCGCCTTCGACGACGTAGTTGAGGCTGCGCCGGCGCAGCGGCTCCAGGTAGTGATGCACGTCGGTTAGTTTTCTGAAAAGTATCGCGACATCCCGGGGCTGAACGAGCCGCCTCTTGCCATCTCTATCCGCAATCTCGGCTTTTCCCAGCACCTCTTCATCGAGCCACCGGGCCAAGCTCTCCGCTTCGAGCCGCCGCGCCAGTTCGGTATCCTGCTTGTCGGCTTCGTTGCCGCGGACAATGCGGATCGTTACCTTGCGGAAGGCTAGCGCCGGCGCCCTCGCGCCGTCGCCCGCGGGTGCCGGTCCGATCGCTACGTACTCGGGCTGCAATCCTTCTTTCGGTCGAATCAGCCGGTCGAAGACGCCGTTGACGACATCGAGGATTTTCTCGTGACTCCGGAAGTTCGTGGTGAGACGGCATTCGATGCCGTTTTGCGCTTTGATGATTTTTTCCACGACTTCGAGATACGCCTGGATATCGGCCCGGCGAAAGGCATAGATCGACTGCTTCGGATCGCCGACGACGAAGACTTTCCCGGGCGTCAGCGCGACATCCTTCCAGTTTCTCGCCGGCTTGCCGATCTCTTCGGCGAGATAGACGAGGATCTCGTACTGGATTGGATCGGTGTCCTGGAATTCGTCGATCAGAATCGCCTGGAAGCGGCGCTTCAACTGCTCGCGCACCGCGAGCCGGTCGCGCACCAGAGCCCGCGCCCGCGCGAGCAGGCCGTCGAAGGAGATGAGTCCCGCGCGCGTAAACGCGTCGCGGAAAGTCTCGGCAAACGGGATCAGGAGACCCGCGAGCGATCGGGACAAAGAGTCGTCCACGTGGCACAATGCCTTGGCGACCCGGAGAACCTCCTGCGCCTCCCGGTAATCTTCCTCGTCCCATCCCTTGAGATTTTTGTTGAGACCGCCGGAAAGCAAATCGGGCGTGCAGTCCCCCGCGTCGGAGCGGAGCGCCTTTTGCAGGACGTCGCGGGAAGCGCGGATGAGTTTTTCGTTGCTTCTGTTTTCCGGATGGCGCTGGAGGAGCGCGAAGGCTCTTTTCTCCAGCGCGCCGAGCCAAAGAGCGATGTCAACGGGAATGTGCTTGTCGCCCGAAAGCACGCCGAGACGCTGAAGATCGACGGTCTCCGAGCAGATCGAGGCGGCGAGCACCCGGACCTCGTCGAGTCGGACTTTTCTCAACACCTGCTTCCAATCTTCCTGCCGTGTCCCGCGATAAGAAAGCTCCTCGTCCAGCCATACTCCCCAGTGCTCGTCGAAGAGACGGTCGAAGCGCGCGCCGTCGTCTTCGATAAACTGCGGATCGACGCCGCTCTCCATCGGATAGAGCCTGAGCAGGCTCGCGGCGAAGCTATGGATGGTGCCGATCTCGCTGCGCTCGATTTGCCGCAGCGCGTCGAGGGCGCGCCGGTCCAATGCCTCCTTCGTCAGGTGATACCGCTCCAGCAGATTTCGAACTTCTTCCCGGGCTGTATCGTCATTCGTCGCAGCGGCGTCCAATGTGATCGCGACGTACGACTGCAACCGTTCGCGCAGGCGCACTTTCATCTCGGTGGCGGCCTTGTTGGTGAAGGTGAGCGCGACGATCTGCGTGAGCTTCGTTTCCGGGTCGCGCATCAATAGATGCACGAGCCGGTCGATCAGGAGCCGCGTCTTTCCCGTGCCCGCGCCCGCCGTGACCACGACGTTGCGGTCGAAGGTCGTCGCGGCGCGCTCGCGCTCCAAAGAGTCGGGCAAGTCAATCGTCATTGATTTCCGCCTTCTTCAGGTTCAGGTGCGTCTTGCTCCTGGGATCTCTTTCACCGCGCCACAGCGTTGGACGGTGGTTTCTGCGGCAGGCCTCGGACACCTCGCAGTAGCGGCAGTGATCGGCCGGCTGGATGAAGAAGAAACCGCGGCGGATCGAATCCGCGAGGAAGGCGACGGTTTCTTTCAGGGCGGCGCCGGAGACGCCGTCCCAGACATCTCCGCGCAGGCTTTCCACGACGAGCGGTCCCTCGGGCCACTCAGGCGCGAGAAAATAAAAAGCCGCGTCGATCGAAGCTGCGGCGCGGCCGGAAGCTTCGGCCTGTTGCCGTCCCAGAAGCAGATAAAACGGCAATTGGAGCCTGAGGCCGCGGAGCGCCGAGCGCAGAAGATCCCTGTCCGCGGCGTGCCGGGCTTTGGCGGATTTGAGCTTATAGTCGACGACGCGATAACGATTTTCCACCGGCTGATAGTCGATCCGGTCCATGCGGCCGCGGAACGTGAGCCCGCCCAATGGGGCGGGCCAGCTCTCGGGCAGCCGCACGGCGGCGTCGCATTCCAGAGCCCAGGGCACATATCCCGAAGCTTGCAACTCTTCGAGATCGCGGGCGACCGTTTGTTCGAGGAGCGCCGCGACAAGTTCCTTGCGGATCTGCCAGGCTAGCGGATAGCCGACGGGATTATTCTCGGCGAACTCGCGGAAAATTTTTTCGCTCACGGCCTGCAGAATCGCTGTAGCATCTATGGATGTTTTGTTGGAAAAAAAATTGTGGTCGGTGAGTTCCTGGTAGAAGGATCTCAGAATTGCATGGACGATCTGTCCCTCGTCGGCCGCGCCCGGACCCGCCACGTCTTCCGGCCGTTCGAGCCGCTCGAGGCCGAGCAGATTGCGGGCGAAAAACTGGAAGGGGCAGCGCGCGTACGCTTCCAGCGCCGTCGGCGAGAGTCCTTCGCCGGCGACGCGCTTCCAGTAATCGGCGAGCGGACCGACGACGCCGTCGTGTTCGCCCAGGCCGGCGGTGATCGTTTCCAAGCGCCGGATCACTTCACTGCCGCGGGCATAGAGGGTGGGCGACGGCAGGCCGCGCAGGCCACGCAAGGAAAGATGGAGGAGCGGCATCGGGTCCTCAGCCGCGAGGACCAGGCGGATCGCCAGCTCGCCAGGAGGGACGAATTCATTGCGGCTGAAAGGCTCGAGCTTCGACTTTTCGACGACGCCGCGCGGGACTGCGAGGGTTCTTAATTTTTCTTGGCCCACGGCGCGTTCGAGCTCGTCGAGATACCATGAACGCGCGAGCGGCCTGCCGCTCTCGTCGTTTCGCTGGTAAAGACAATAGAGTTTTTCTCCGGCGGCGCCGACCAGCAACGTAAACAGGAGCCTCTCTTCGTCGAAGCCGCCGAGCTTCGTCGCCACCTTATATCCGAGGACGGTTTCGAGCAGTTCGCGCTCGCGATCGCGCAGAAACGCGTCTTCGCGAATCGTCCGGGGAAAGATTCCTTCGTTGAGACCTACGATGAATAGCGCGCGGAAAGAAATTCCCCGGGCCGCCATCGCGTCCAGGACCGCGACTCCTCGCGCGTTGCTTTCAGCGACGGGAAGAACGGCGCGCTCGAGCCAATGCTGATAGGTTTCGAGAAAATGGCTCAGCGAAACCTTGTCGTTGACCGCGTCGAGCACGGAAAGCCGGTCGAGGGTCTTGTCGATCAGCTCGGCCGCCTCAAGTCCGGAGGAGCTTTGCGTCCAGTCCACGCTGAGCCATTTTTTTTGCAGATTCTTCCACGACTCGACGTAGCCGCTCCACGCGGCTTCTTCGGGCAAACTCTCCAGGTCGCCGGAGAGCTCGGCGAAAAGGCGCCATAGCGTCCGGACCTGCTCCGCCGGCACCGCCGGGTTTTTCCGCGCGCCGTCGTCTTCCCTGTCTTCGGCCAGGAAGATGTCCCGCGCGAGATATTTTTCCAGCCGCCGCCATTCTTCGATCCCCTTGCCGATGCCGAGCCGGCGGGTGGCGAGATCCCAAAGATCGGTTCGATGCGAACGGCTGCGGTCGAAAAAGGGCGAATCGAACAGGTCGATCACCTGAGAGCGGAGATAACCCTTCAAACGGAGATTGACGAGCAGCAGCGCCGCCTTGGCCAGCGGATGGCCGACGAGCGGCTCCTCGGCGGAGGTGCCGATCGGAATCGAATGCTCGGCGAAGATCTCCTTGATCCACGGGAGATAGGGATCAAGCGTGCGGCCGACGACGCCGATCTGGTCGAAGGAGAACTTTTCGTCGGCGACGAGCCGGAGGATTTCTTTCGCCGCGGCGTCGATCTCTTCGCGCCCGCTGAAGCAGCTCGCCACCTTAACGGGGAAACCATCGATCGTTGGACGCGGCCGGTCCGCGCCCTCGGTAAAAAGAAAGTGCGAGACATGGCGCGCGTCCCGCTCGGAGGCCGTCAGGTTGCGGATCTCGGAGCCGCCGTCGGCCAGGCCGTGCACGTATCTTTCATAAAACCGCTCGGCGAAAGTCCACGCCGGATGTTTCGGCCGGCCGTAAACGAGCGGGAAAAAAAGCGTGACCGGATATTGGCGCGCGATCGATTGAAAAAGATCGAGCTGCACCTGGGTCAGGTCGTAAAAACCGTAATAGAAAATGTTTTCGAAGCGTTTCAGGTAGGCGGATTGAGGCGCCTGCTCCCGCGCCATCGCGTCCAAATCCGCGTAGTCCCGCAAGTTCCATTCTTCCGAACAAGCGAGAAAGGTCTGAAAGAGGATGAACAGCTTCTCGACCCCTTCGGTCGCTTCTTCGAACAGATCGCCTCTCGCGGCTTCGAGAGCGACGGCCGGATCGACCGTGCCGTCCTTCAAGTCTCTGAGAGTTTGCCAGAGCGCGGCGGCGCCCCCGGCCTTTTGGTCCAGGCCGGCGAACGGCGCGGCGCCCGGCAGCCGCGCGCGGATGATCTGCCGCAAGATCTCTTCGAGGAGCGAATTGTCCTGAAGCGGCGGCAGCTCAGCGCCGTGCCGCTCCTCCCAAAGACGGAGCGAGAGCTGGTAGAAAGTCAGCAGGTGAAGGTTCAACAGGTTCAACCCGCGCTCGCGGGCCAACAGAACTTTGAGCCGGCGCCTGAGCGAGTCGGAGGGGACGAGAATCAGAAGGGGAGAGAGAGGCGCTTCGTTTTTGTGACGCAGAGTCTCTTCGACCAGAGCGTCTTCGAGGAAAGGATGGAAGGGCCCGAGGATGATTTCCATGATATATGGGCGAGCTTAACAACAATGTCCGGCACGGTCAAAGATTTTTAGCCGGTGAATTCGATTCAACAGCATGTTCGTGTAGGGGCAGGCCTCTGTGCCTGTCCCAATTTCGGGCGACCACGGGGGGTCGCCCCTACAAATCTTTATGAAACCGGACCGCTACCGAAGTTGCAAATGTACGGGCAAAGCTTTAAACACAGAGAAAGAAGTTCTCCATGTCGCTTCGTCGAAAACTCTCCCGCCGAATCTTTCTATTTTTTTTCTGTCTCGTCCTTGCCGCGCCGTCTTACTCTCTCGCGCAACAGGGGAGCGTCGTCTCGGATAACGAGTACGCGACGAAAGCCGGCATGGAGATTCTCAAGGCGGGCGGCAACGCGGTCGATGCCGCGGTCGCGACCGCCTTCGCCCTGGCGGTCGTCGATCAGTCCGCCTCCGGCCTGGGCGGTGGCGGCTTCATGGTGATCTATCAGGCGAAAGACAAGAAGGCGCACGCTTTGGATTTCCGCGAGACGGCGCCGGCTGGCGCGCGCAGAGAGCAATATCTCAGGGACGGCAAACCGGTGCAGAGTTTAAGTCTCACCGGAGCGCTCGCCGTCGCCGTTCCCGGCGAGGTGGCCGGGCTTGCGGAGGCGCTGAAACGCTTCGGCACGATGCCGCTCGGCGCCGTGATGGCGCCGGCGATCCGCTACGCGACGGAAGGATTTGTCCCGCAAACACGGCTCCGCTTCGCATTGGAAAGACAGCTCCAGAACATTCGAAAAAATCCCGAACTCGCGCGCATCCTGCTGGTCAAAGACGAGCTTCCCGGCGAGGGCGATTTGATCCGCCAGCGGGAGCTGGGCGCTAGCTTGAAGGCGATCGCCGCGGAGGGGCCGCAGGTTTTTTACGAGGGCTGGATCGGCCAGGCGATCGCGGAGCGAATGAAAAAAGAAGGCGGCGTGCTCACGCTCGAAGATCTCAAGAGCTACAAGCCCGTCTGGCGCGAGCCGCTGATCGGCCATTACCGCAAGCGGATGGTCATCACTATGCCTCCGCCGAGCTCCGGCGGCATCGCGCTCATCGAGATGCTCAATATTCTCGAAGGCTACAGGATCGGCTCGCTGCCGCACAACTCGGCGACCTATCTTCACCTGGTGGTGGAAACCTTGAAGCACGCCTTCGCCGACCGCGCTCAATATCTCGGCGATCCCGACTTCGTCCAGGTCCCGACCGAGAAGCTCCTCTCCAAGGAGTACGCCTCCTCGTTGCGCGGCAAAATATCGCCGGCAAAAACCTATCCGCCGAAATACTACGGACTCGCCGCTTACAAAGCCGAAAAAGGGGGGACCACCCATTTGGGCGTCGTCGATAAGGCGGGCAACGCGGTTTCGTCGAGCTTGACCATCAACACGCAGTTCGGCTCAAAAATTTTCGTGCCGGAGGCGGGGATCGTATTGAACAACGAGATGGACGATTTCGCGATTCATCCCGGGACGGGCAACGTCTTCGGATTGATCGGCGCGGACGCCAATTCGCTGCAGCCGAAAAAACGGCCGCTCAGCAGCATGACGCCGACGGTGATTCTCGAGGGCGAGAAGCCGGTGCTCGTGGTCGGCGGATCGGGCGGACCGCGCATCATCAGCGCCACTCTCCAGACGGTTTTAAATGTTCTCGATTTCGGCATGCCGCTGAGAAAGGCATTGGAGTCGCCGCGCGTCCATCATCAATGGATACCCGATGAGATCGGCGTGGAAAGCAAGATTCCGCCCGCTACGCGGAAGTCGCTCGAACGACTCGGACACAAGGTGCAGGAGAAAAACTCGCTTGGCCTGGCGGCGGCGATCGCCGTCAAAGGGTCCAAAGTTACCCCGCAGCCCGATCCGAGAAGAGAAGAAAACGCGCCTGGCGAACGGAAATGAAGCGCCCGAAAATCAAGCTCGGCGGCGCGCGCGGCGCGCCCGGATCGCGCGAAAAATCGTCCAGCCGAGCGAGAGCCAGTTGCCCAACCTGCGAAACTTGGTCCGCCGGCTGCCGAGATAAGCGGTGACGCCCACAAGGGCGCTCGGACTGGCTTTGATTTTTTGCACGAGTCCCATGGCGAGACGGGTCCATTTGAGCGACTGAGCCAGGTGCTCGTAGCTCTCGGCCAGCCGCTCTCTCTGGCCGCCCGATCGAACGATCAAGCTCTCGCGACGGCGCGCCAGTTCGGCCAATTTGTTGCTCACGTGCCGGACCTCAGCCGTTCGCGGTCCTTGGCGAATTCGGAAATCGTCGCCGCAAGGAATTTCTGCGGGGCGGCCGCCTTGCTGCGCAGAACGAGGCCCACGGCGAGTCCAACGATCAGATACAAAGCGGTCAGTCCTCCCAGGACGAGGAGCCGGTGGTTATCCCAAAAAACAACCACGATGAAAATATTCAGGAGAATCAGCCCGACGCTGAAACAGAAGAGGGAAATCGTCGCCAGCACGAGCATCCGCTTGAGCCGCTCCATCTCCTCTTCCATCTCGGTCGAAGCGAGCTCGATCCGCGTGTGCAACAGCGCGGTCAAGTCCGTTATCACCGCCCGGAGCGAGTCGAAAATTCCCGGCTCGCGGACTGCGCCCGTTTCGCTGACTTCGTCGGCCATGGTCGGAAAATCTAATCGCGGCGGATGAGAAGACCGAGCACTAGGCCGACGCCGGCCGCGATGGCGACGGCGCTCCAGGGATTTTTCTGCACGTAATCGTTCGCCGCTTCGGCCGCGTCCCTGGTCTTGTCGTATAAAATATCTTCGGCGTCCGCCAGCGTCTCCTTCCCCTCTTTGAGACGCTCTTCGATGCGCCGCCTGACCGCCGCGACCTGCTCGCCGGCCTGGCTGGCGGTCGCCCTGAGCAGCTCCTCGGCGTCGTCGATGAGAGCTTTCAGGTCCGAAACCAATTTGTCCGCTGACCCATCCATTTTTCGACCTCCTTTCTTTATCCATGGTTATGATAGTGGCGGCCGGGCGCACAATCAAGGAGCGGTCTGTAAAAGTAAGGATGAAGCCCGCCCTCAAAGAGTTGACTTCACGCGTCCGGTAACCTATACATTCAACCAGTTTCCTGCCCTTTTTCCGTCATCAAGGAGGAGAGAACGATGAAGCGATCCAAGCCGGTTCTTACCCTTTGCGCGCTGCTTGCCCTCGTCTGTTTTCTGCCCGACGTTTCCCGCGCGGCCCAGGCCGATCCGCAAGCGAAGCTGATTGAGGGCGCGAAAAAGGAAGGCGAAATGGTGTGGTACACGACTACGACGCTCGATCAGAGCCAGCAGGTCGTCCAAGCGTTTCAGAAAAAATATCCCTTCATCAAGGCCACGCTCTTCCGCACGGGCGGCGGGCCGATGCTCAACAAGATCCTGACCGAGGACCGCGGCGGACTGAATGCCTGGGACGTGCTCGTGGGCAGGGGAGAGATGGTCTTGCCGCTGCGCGACAGAAAGCTTCTCGGCGCCTATATTTCACCGGAAAGGAAGGGGATCTACCCGGATCTTGCGGATAAAAGAGGTATTTGGACAGCCTGGTACGTCAATGCCTATGTGCTCGGCTGGAACACCAAACTGGTTAAAAAGGAGGATGTGCCCAAAACCTACGAGGCGCTTCTCAATCCCAAGTGGAAGGGAGGGCAGATATCGGTAGATAACGAAGCCTACGGCATGCTCCAGGGTCTCATCGGCATATGGGGAAAGGAAAAAGCAGTCGCGTACTTCAAGCGACTCGCGGCGCTGGACCCGGTTCCCAAGCGGGGAAATACGGAAAGGGTCCAACTCGCCGTCGCCGGCGAATATCCGCTGATCATCGCCTACAATCAAACGATCGAGCGTATGGTTCAAAGAAAAGCGCCGATCGATTGGCTGCCGCTCGAACCTGCGGTGGTTCAGGTCAATCCCGCGATGCTGGCGGCCAAGGCGCCCCATCCGAACTCCTCGCGGCTCTTCATGGATTTTATTCTCTCCAAGGATGGGGGGGAAATGCTCAGGAGCTTTCAGCGCATCCCGGTGCGCACGGACGTGGAGCCGGATCCGCCGCGGCTTTTTAGAGGCTACAAGAGGGTGATCGAGAGTCCCGAAGGCTACAAGGACTTCGACGAGACGGTGAAGCTGTATCTGGAAATCTTCAAATTGCGGTAGGCAATCTGGGTTGAATGTCCCCGAATGTAGGGGCGTGATTCATCACGCCCCTATTAATCACGTGCGGATTTACCGAGGGGCGCAATGAATTGCGCCCCTACAAAGACAGTGCCCGCAATCCACCA
Above is a window of Candidatus Binatia bacterium DNA encoding:
- a CDS encoding UvrD-helicase domain-containing protein; this encodes MTIDLPDSLERERAATTFDRNVVVTAGAGTGKTRLLIDRLVHLLMRDPETKLTQIVALTFTNKAATEMKVRLRERLQSYVAITLDAAATNDDTAREEVRNLLERYHLTKEALDRRALDALRQIERSEIGTIHSFAASLLRLYPMESGVDPQFIEDDGARFDRLFDEHWGVWLDEELSYRGTRQEDWKQVLRKVRLDEVRVLAASICSETVDLQRLGVLSGDKHIPVDIALWLGALEKRAFALLQRHPENRSNEKLIRASRDVLQKALRSDAGDCTPDLLSGGLNKNLKGWDEEDYREAQEVLRVAKALCHVDDSLSRSLAGLLIPFAETFRDAFTRAGLISFDGLLARARALVRDRLAVREQLKRRFQAILIDEFQDTDPIQYEILVYLAEEIGKPARNWKDVALTPGKVFVVGDPKQSIYAFRRADIQAYLEVVEKIIKAQNGIECRLTTNFRSHEKILDVVNGVFDRLIRPKEGLQPEYVAIGPAPAGDGARAPALAFRKVTIRIVRGNEADKQDTELARRLEAESLARWLDEEVLGKAEIADRDGKRRLVQPRDVAILFRKLTDVHHYLEPLRRRSLNYVVEGERHFYAVQEIIDAVNLLRAVDNPHDRLALVGVLRSPLGGLADAEIYELHRRLLLDYRVAERKGKKPDSFSKVKELYEVLCRLNRTIRTLPVGEAIGRVFESLPVRLLAAGSFHGEQAVANLEKLRYQAELMGREGLSTFKEVVTRLGARVLEIKEEAESALAEENLDAIRILSIHKSKGLEFPVVVLAGCHTVPQQAGARQPAVLQDWTTGRAGLCTESYWSLAGLYIAERARLREQEEHKRVLYVAMTRAREHLMISCAPGERKQSGSYLSMLEQGLQREIAEIAARQASQVVAAGAGTIEVEVVPEGLSPPGRARASAKEDALKIDWESYTRLWQRRAREYEAARAPLFLTPTLLKLREAELTEALPESKKLLVTSELSLVIGELAHRFLENWDFGGDPAEFRAGLDPFLDRWIESKRRRDREQLSAELQQILATFFSSAAYRDLSGAEILGREIPLLIPWDGGIMEGVIDLLYEKGGRLFLADYKTDRVERSELAQAASRYHHQVEIYSEAARRVLKKDIPGFKLIFLRLGEAVDAL
- a CDS encoding PD-(D/E)XK nuclease family protein produces the protein MEIILGPFHPFLEDALVEETLRHKNEAPLSPLLILVPSDSLRRRLKVLLARERGLNLLNLHLLTFYQLSLRLWEERHGAELPPLQDNSLLEEILRQIIRARLPGAAPFAGLDQKAGGAAALWQTLRDLKDGTVDPAVALEAARGDLFEEATEGVEKLFILFQTFLACSEEWNLRDYADLDAMAREQAPQSAYLKRFENIFYYGFYDLTQVQLDLFQSIARQYPVTLFFPLVYGRPKHPAWTFAERFYERYVHGLADGGSEIRNLTASERDARHVSHFLFTEGADRPRPTIDGFPVKVASCFSGREEIDAAAKEILRLVADEKFSFDQIGVVGRTLDPYLPWIKEIFAEHSIPIGTSAEEPLVGHPLAKAALLLVNLRLKGYLRSQVIDLFDSPFFDRSRSHRTDLWDLATRRLGIGKGIEEWRRLEKYLARDIFLAEDREDDGARKNPAVPAEQVRTLWRLFAELSGDLESLPEEAAWSGYVESWKNLQKKWLSVDWTQSSSGLEAAELIDKTLDRLSVLDAVNDKVSLSHFLETYQHWLERAVLPVAESNARGVAVLDAMAARGISFRALFIVGLNEGIFPRTIREDAFLRDRERELLETVLGYKVATKLGGFDEERLLFTLLVGAAGEKLYCLYQRNDESGRPLARSWYLDELERAVGQEKLRTLAVPRGVVEKSKLEPFSRNEFVPPGELAIRLVLAAEDPMPLLHLSLRGLRGLPSPTLYARGSEVIRRLETITAGLGEHDGVVGPLADYWKRVAGEGLSPTALEAYARCPFQFFARNLLGLERLERPEDVAGPGAADEGQIVHAILRSFYQELTDHNFFSNKTSIDATAILQAVSEKIFREFAENNPVGYPLAWQIRKELVAALLEQTVARDLEELQASGYVPWALECDAAVRLPESWPAPLGGLTFRGRMDRIDYQPVENRYRVVDYKLKSAKARHAADRDLLRSALRGLRLQLPFYLLLGRQQAEASGRAAASIDAAFYFLAPEWPEGPLVVESLRGDVWDGVSGAALKETVAFLADSIRRGFFFIQPADHCRYCEVSEACRRNHRPTLWRGERDPRSKTHLNLKKAEINDD
- the ggt gene encoding gamma-glutamyltransferase → MSLRRKLSRRIFLFFFCLVLAAPSYSLAQQGSVVSDNEYATKAGMEILKAGGNAVDAAVATAFALAVVDQSASGLGGGGFMVIYQAKDKKAHALDFRETAPAGARREQYLRDGKPVQSLSLTGALAVAVPGEVAGLAEALKRFGTMPLGAVMAPAIRYATEGFVPQTRLRFALERQLQNIRKNPELARILLVKDELPGEGDLIRQRELGASLKAIAAEGPQVFYEGWIGQAIAERMKKEGGVLTLEDLKSYKPVWREPLIGHYRKRMVITMPPPSSGGIALIEMLNILEGYRIGSLPHNSATYLHLVVETLKHAFADRAQYLGDPDFVQVPTEKLLSKEYASSLRGKISPAKTYPPKYYGLAAYKAEKGGTTHLGVVDKAGNAVSSSLTINTQFGSKIFVPEAGIVLNNEMDDFAIHPGTGNVFGLIGADANSLQPKKRPLSSMTPTVILEGEKPVLVVGGSGGPRIISATLQTVLNVLDFGMPLRKALESPRVHHQWIPDEIGVESKIPPATRKSLERLGHKVQEKNSLGLAAAIAVKGSKVTPQPDPRREENAPGERK
- a CDS encoding phage holin family protein gives rise to the protein MADEVSETGAVREPGIFDSLRAVITDLTALLHTRIELASTEMEEEMERLKRMLVLATISLFCFSVGLILLNIFIVVVFWDNHRLLVLGGLTALYLIVGLAVGLVLRSKAAAPQKFLAATISEFAKDRERLRSGT
- a CDS encoding DUF883 family protein; protein product: MDGSADKLVSDLKALIDDAEELLRATASQAGEQVAAVRRRIEERLKEGKETLADAEDILYDKTRDAAEAANDYVQKNPWSAVAIAAGVGLVLGLLIRRD
- a CDS encoding extracellular solute-binding protein, yielding MKRSKPVLTLCALLALVCFLPDVSRAAQADPQAKLIEGAKKEGEMVWYTTTTLDQSQQVVQAFQKKYPFIKATLFRTGGGPMLNKILTEDRGGLNAWDVLVGRGEMVLPLRDRKLLGAYISPERKGIYPDLADKRGIWTAWYVNAYVLGWNTKLVKKEDVPKTYEALLNPKWKGGQISVDNEAYGMLQGLIGIWGKEKAVAYFKRLAALDPVPKRGNTERVQLAVAGEYPLIIAYNQTIERMVQRKAPIDWLPLEPAVVQVNPAMLAAKAPHPNSSRLFMDFILSKDGGEMLRSFQRIPVRTDVEPDPPRLFRGYKRVIESPEGYKDFDETVKLYLEIFKLR